TGCAGAGTTAGAATTGCCTCAAGTTGATTCAGAGAGCACCACAAGTGAAGTTCACCGAAACCACCCACGGAGGAGGAAAGCCATGCAGTTGCTAAGTTGTTGCACCGACACAAGGACATATTTTCCTTATCAGACTAGGACCTTGGCAGAACCAAGTTGATAAAACACCACATCGATACGGGCGACGCAAGACCCATTAAACAGCAACCTCGACGTTCCTCACTATCAAAACATGCAGAGATTGAAAGACAAGTGGAGGACGTACTGCAACGAGACATCATCAAGAAGTCAAACAGCCCGTGGTCGTCTCCTGTAGTGTTGGTGACGAAGAAGGATGGCTCTCAAAGATTCTGTGTAGAATATAGGCAGGTCAAAGCAGTGACCATTAAAGATGCTTATCTACTTCCACACATCGACGACTCTCTGTGCGCCCTCTCAGGGGCAAAGTGGTTCTCCACGTTGGACCTAGCTTCTGGGTATTGGCAAGTCCCAATGGACCCAGCTAGTAGTGGCAAAGCTGCCTTTGTCATCACCTCTGGTCTCTACGAGTGGAACGTCATGCCCTTTGGCCTTACCTCGTCACCAAGTACTTTTGAGCGATTGGTGGAATTGATTTTAGCAGGACTGAGGTTTGAAACCTGCTTGATTTACTTAAACGACACCATTGTGTATGGAAAAAGCTTTCTGGAAGATCTGGAGCGTTTGGAGGAAGTCTTCGTTCGGTTTGAATCTGCTGGACTTAAGCTGAAACGTAGCAAATGTGTGCTGTTTCAGAAGAGTGTCACATACTTGGGCCACATCGTCTCTGATAGAGGTATTGAGACAGATCCTGCTAAGGTTAAATGGGTGTGTGAGTGGCCGGTGCCAGACAATGCCACGGAAGTTGAGAGCTTCCTAGGACTTGCCAGTTATTATCGACGTTTTGTTTCCAACTTTGCTCAAGTGGCCAAACTTCTTCACAGACTAACCGACGCTAAATTGACTTTGTTTGGACGCGGGAGTGCCAGTCAGCATTTGACATGTTGAAGAACCTACTGTCTACTGCTCCTGCATTGTCATATCCGGATTTTACAGCGGAGTTTATACTTGACTCGGATGCCAGTAATCGTGGAATGTCAGTTGAAGGACGGAGTGGAACATCCTGTTGCTTATACCAGCAGAACTAAAGCAGAAAGGAATTATTGTGTGACACGGAAGTAGCTACTTGCTGTTGTGGAGTCtgtaaagcattttcgtcatTACATGGCCAGAAGTTTCGCATCAGAACTGACCATGCACCCCTCCCCTCGGTGCTGAAAGTTGAAGAGCCAGAGGCACAATTGGCAAGGTGGATAGAGTTTCTGAGTCCATTTGAGTATGAGACTGAATATCGGGAAGGCCAACGGCATACCAACGCAGATACCATGTCACGAAGACCTTGTAGCGAAGGCTGTTAGTGGTGTAAAGAGTGTAAGAAAGGTGAAAAACTGATCAGCGTCGCTGTACAGACTGAGATTTCGATTTCCAAGACAGAAGAGCTTGCTGAAGAGGAAGCGGATAGTCCTCAGGTTGAGAAGAGTGACGCAGAACCGCCCTCAGCTACTGGTGAGCATTGCCTGCCAAACGATCTACTTAGTCTCAGGTGCAACACGATCAAGTTAGAACCGACCTGGACCCGGCAATATCTTCGTGTTTAACAGGCAACAGATCCAAGTCTCAAGGTGATACTGCAGTTTAAGGAACAAAGTCCCGTCAGACCAAAATGGGAAGACGTATCCCCTTATGATCAGGTTGTCAAGTCACTGTGCGCCCAGTGGGAACAAGTAGAATTCCATGATCGAGTACTGTGTAGGAGATGGGAGGAAGGAGATGGTGTCAGGAAGACGTACCAGATTATACTGCCACGGAATTTGCAAGAGACTGCACTTAAGGCGCATCATAACCACACAACTGCCAGCCATCGGGGGGTGAACAAGACACTTACATCCATGGAAGCACGTTATTACTGGCCAGGGTTAACTTCACATTTCAAGAAATGGGTCAGGATTGGTCATGAGTGCGGTGCTGAGAAGAGCTGGGGGAAGAAACGGCGATCTCCGTTGCAGCAGTACATAGTTGGTGCACCAATGAAACGGCTCGTAACGGACATATTAGGACCCTTGCCTCTGACTCCTCGTGGGAATAGATATGTGCTTGTCGTAACCGACTACTTTACAAAGTGGACGGAGAGTTCCGCTATACCCAACCAAGAATCTGCAACAGTGGCTGAAAAGCTGGTTTCCGAGTTGTGTGTGTCGATTTGGTGTACCTCATGAACTGTACAGTGATCAAGGGACCAACTTTGAGTCCAAAGTCATGGCCGAGGTATGCAAACTCTTGGACATTCAAAAAAACAGAACATCCTCCCTCCACCTACAGTCAGATGGCCAGGTGGAGCGCTATAATCGCACGTTAATCGAGATGCTCCGAGGTAAACTTCAAGAAAACCAAGAGGACTGGGACCTCCAACTTCAAACCTGTATGATGGTTTACAGAAGTTCAGTCCATGAATCCACCGGTGAAACCCCAAACATGTTGATGCTAGGCGGGAGATTGAGGTACCTTTGGATGTGATTACTGAGCCACCACCAGATTCGCCGCCTCTGACTACTGAATATGCCTTGGCTCTTCAGCAGCGACTATTAGGTGCCAACGAGTTGGCGCGCCGACAATTAGGCAAAGCAGCAGAACGCCAGAAGCGAAATTATGACAAACGGGCGTCCATTAAACCGTTCCGAATCGGAGACAGCGCCTGGCTCCACAACGATAGACGACGGAAGGGAGGAATCCCAAGTTGGATTGTCCTTGGGAAGGACCTTACCTGGTGGTATCTATTTTATCCGACGTCACGTAACGGATCAAAAGATCCATGCGGATAGTCTTAAACCGTACCTTGGCTCCGCGTTAGAAAAGCTGGATTTCACAGAAAGAAAAGACCATTGTTTTGGTGGTCCCTCCAGTCAATTGGGCAGAAAGAAGCGAGTCTGTTGTTGCAGTGGtcatctaacccgaaggtcgtgggttcaattcccaccctggtcagtttttctctgtccttgtgtgggcccatttccattactgAGTaaggctaacactcacatggtccatatggggtacaaaactagcacttcacattacactctaagcAGATAGTACTTTGTCGACTCAACCGAGGGAAGATCATGGGAGTGGTAGAGTCCACTCGGAACCCCGGAACTCTACTCTGGAGGAGAACAATCTTGAAGTAACAACATCAATTTCGCAAGACACTGGCTCAGGTTTAGAGAGCGTGGCTAAAGCGCGTCCAAACAGACTTCCTAGTACAAGTGAAAAGGTTCAGAAGAGTCCCAAAGGTCGTCATGGTAGAGAGCGCAGAAAACCACAACGTTACGGTGAATGGGTGTAACGCTTCCGCCTTTATTGGTCACTTAAAAATTGACAgttgaaattttgaagagaaatgACTGACTTTGCCGacttttagggtgcgttcgattgaccctattccggaataagaatacgtagagACATGATTTAAAACGGCGTTTTGATGCAACAATGATaacaaagatatgtttaaaatagcattttagcaggtgcttgacaattttaatgtgaatctacgtaaaagcgaaggatttctaacttctattccatctattcctattccggaatacggtcaatcgaacgcacccggTCAATCGGTTGCCGCTCAGCTTAATTTCATGGTTTTATTCTTTGTAAGTCGTTGCTAAGGTCTTAACAGATTCCTTGCCATTGGAACAGTGTCTTTTAAGGGAGGGGGGTAGTGTAGCGACTGTACCCCCCTTAGGAAAGCTTGTGTACCAGTCCTATGCAAAGTTAGTGTTGATGTCGgattaaaaacagaaagaaactaCAGGTCGCTGTGTTGTATTAAAGCTTGTTACTGGTATTTATGGTCGAGATATGGAACCATCACAATAGGTTATAGAGTTCCATacagaagttgctatggaaatgCAGCAATGGACTAATCTTGTTGAgtataataatcataataaataCAAATTGTATGAACTTGCTCATGCatttcgtgatgttttgaaagttctcaaattgtgaGAATTGAGAACTCTAAAAACATCAAttgcaaataaataacatatgtTCAtatgatttcctatacttacGGAAGGGATTTATTCAAAGCAATGACACCACAAGAAAATGTAATTAAGAGGATAGGTGTTGCACGGCTTCCCTCCCCCAGTGAAAGGTATGTTTCAGATAAATTTGCCTCAACCTTTTGGGTGACCCTGGTTCTGCATGAACCTATAACTTCAAGTTTTCAATCTAAAAtaacaagaagaggaaattttaaataaaatgaatgttTATTGAAGTGCGGCTATTGCGTCACCGAAACagatgagcccaacaaattgacctgctcccaactgtgtggtttcacagctcagttggtaaagcattgcatcggcatcgcaTTTCAGGCGTCTCTACGAGACAATTTGaacaattattgcttaaattatccagCTAAGTGCGAGGACCACTTCTCACAAGAGGAAATTCTCTGATACAAAATTCAATAATTATGGAAGATTCAACTCGTAGAGTGTACATCTCCGCCTGCTCAGGTGTATTTTTCACTCaacattcttttccaaatgagACGCTGAGTATTTTGAGCTGAAGGTTGTTTTTCTGCTTGTAGGGCATCAGTTTGCCAGTGACATCAACAAGCTGATCAAGATGCACCTTGTCAGCTTTTCTACTTGCTGAAGTTATCTAACTTGACCACTGCAAGCAATGGGTATTTTTTGGAACTTCCTTGACAAGTAACCTTAATCAGGTCTTACATTTGTAGATTCTGCAGATCTTCTCGTGTCAGTGAAGTCAAGTCAAATCCTTTCACCTCAGGCAGCCCTGAAAACATATTAAGGCAATATGGGTGAATTTCTTTTAAGTCATCCCCTGAAACTGAGCTGAGTGGATTGAATCACAAATTTAAGTGAAGACTTTGACTTGCTTACAAGTTGATTTCCAATACCTTGAGGCATGCATTTATGTTGGAAAAGTAAAAATTGAACTCTATAAAATCAAGACTAAAGGAGACTTTGCATCCAACCTTCCAGCTCATGAAGTTTGGACACCTTTGGCTTAAGATCCTCCCGAAGGTTGCTTATTTCCCCATCCAAGTTCTTTTGATCTGTAGAAACAAGAAACTACCCATTAATTACTTGTTCAAATTGGTCATGGCAATCCTTCTGCAttattaaggacagtgcctatattatactactgttattgcgcatacattctgtgCATCTTGTGATACTTGGGTTTCTTATGGGTGGTGCTCACTCatacaggggtatttttgcacagtttaagACTATGCGGAAAAATGtggaacttagcaagtgctcttggaatccaaaaagaaaattgggggtaaccatgcatttttcagagataatcttcaatttgaaaaagaacaccatacattgctttgtattttaaagctttttacaaatattgttgtttgCTTATCTTTGAAAAGTATACGCTTGGGCTCAacataaattaatttttttgttttatcctTTGGGTAGCAATTTTCCTGTACTTGAGTAGGATATCGTTTAtcgtgtaatttttttcaaaatcttaaATCCATTGGAATATTGAGTCGCCTTTTTCTCTGGAGTGGAAAGCAGTAGGATTTGAGTTTGAGACCTCTAGATTTTGATAACCAGTAGACCATAGAGTGTTCCACAACAATGAGGGAAAATAACATTATTTTACTCAAGCAGTGTTTGACTTTTCATTTCGTCTTTTTATTGCGAGCAATATCTAGTTGGAATGCATGACATCTTACTCATCTTATTTCACATGATAATTCTTGTGGTACCTGTTTACTTCTTTTGCTTAGAATCAATGATGATTGAAAAAGGTTGTACGAGTGAACACCAATCCCATTATTTCACTTTGCACGATGGTTGGATCACAGTGAATGTTTACTGCGAATTCTGGATTTCCAACATTTAACTATAATTGTATTGGAATGGACTTGTCTTGAACTGAACGTAAGATGACCATATACAAGATGATGATTGCAGAATAAACATAAATCACAGAATAAACAGCATACCAGGATAGCTTTGGTCAAGATACTCTAAGACTTGCTAACCTTGTTGTAACATTTCATGGGCATGGCTGTTTGGAAGCTTGACAAAAATGTTTCCAATACAAACCCAAGACTTTTTGGCTaaaaaagatgaaagaaaactaTTAACATACAAAATGAGAAATGAGAACCTTTAACAGCAACATTTAGCCTTGATAAAAAAGGTATTGTTTTTCTTATCCTAACCAGAGGCAATATGTGGCTTTATACGAGTCTCATGCTTGGTAAAATAACTCTGATTTTTTGTGCGAACTCTTGTGTAAGtatattttttttgtcctttgAACCCCCTGCTCTGACCTCCAACTTGAGTTGTCTGTGATTGTCCTGAAATGAACTCCACCAggatttgtaaatagccaactggttttctTCTTGAAGCAGCATTTCTTAATGCCGTTGTGTTTTatggaataataatattgttcctTTCCATGAAAGGCCTCATATTAAGCAGCAAGCTTAAATTCTTTGATCCCTGAAGCAGCTGCCAATGACATgcaaaattgtctggtgttccAGTAAAATCACTCTTAGGAGAGGATGGGTTACAAGGGACATCAGTTTTGAGTGGACAAAGATGTTGGCCCTGGAATGGTAATATTCTGGAAAAAATTCGGCAATTTCGGTCCTGAAGTCCCAGAATTCCGGAACTTTGTGATCCCATCCCTCCACGCATGCAATTGCTGCTTACATTTTGGGGCAAAACTACATTgtataaataaaaatcaaagttgaTATGATCGGTTTTGAGGGGCCACCTGGAAAACGCTGTTCCATTCACCACATGAAATTATCAAACTTctggtcaaatggaaagcaccctTAGGCTTCCCAATCCTAGTTTACACAACAAATTGATCACTGTTTAATGTTATTAGT
The Montipora capricornis isolate CH-2021 chromosome 10, ASM3666992v2, whole genome shotgun sequence genome window above contains:
- the LOC138019295 gene encoding p53 and DNA damage-regulated protein 1-like, with the protein product MEEGKLASISLQKFTELEELAEEIMGDKHQIVELDKRRNTNREAIRVLTKMDAKFAKKSWVCIGNIFVKLPNSHAHEMLQQDQKNLDGEISNLREDLKPKVSKLHELEGLPEVKGFDLTSLTREDLQNLQM